A region from the Mercenaria mercenaria strain notata chromosome 7, MADL_Memer_1, whole genome shotgun sequence genome encodes:
- the LOC123554167 gene encoding cAMP-dependent protein kinase catalytic subunit PRKX-like isoform X1 — MASAKVAKVKKQSNPVGKKGSENTEEGKKLSDYEILSTIGTGTFGRVVLVRNRETRNYFALKVMAITDVIRLRQVEHVTNEKEILSSITHPFIVNMFWANHDDTFLYMLMEYVPGGEVFSYLRNYGRFSNSMANFYASEIVSALEYLHSRSIVYRDLKPENLLLDRDGHLKITDFGFAKKLLDRTWTLCGTPEYLAPEIIQSKGYNKAVDWWALGILLYEMIVGTWTLCGTPEYLAPEIIQSKGHSKAVDWWSLGILIFEMIVGFPPFFDDQPFGIYEKILSGKIDWPRHLDPVVKDLIKKLLVPDRTKRLGNMKNGAEDVKKHKWFKAIEWDDVLARKLNPPITPEVLYAGDISNYSNCAPPIIPKVAHEGDTKNFDSYPEDDWQKTAAAGEKDIALFAEF; from the exons GTACTGGTACATTTGGAAGAGTGGTGTTAGTACGAAACAGGGAGACAAGGAACTACTTTGCGCTCAAGGTTATGGCAATAACAGATGTGATACGGCTGCGGCAAGTGGAACAtgtaacaaatgaaaaagaaatcctCTCATCAATAACTCATCCATTCATTGTAAACAT gTTTTGGGCGAATCATGACGATACATTCCTGTACATGTTAATGGAGTACGTCCCGGGTGGTGAAGTGTTCTCATATCTGCGCAATTATGGACGCTTTAGTAATTCCATGGCAAACTTTTACGCCAGTGAAATAGTGTCAGCTTTAGAATATTTGCATTCTCGCTCAATAGTGTACAGAGATTtaaaacctgaaaatttattGTTAGATCGGGATGGACATTTGAAAATAACAGACTTCGGATTTGCAAAGAAGTTGTTAGACAG AACTTGGACATTATGTGGAACACCGGAGTATTTAGCGCCTGAAATTATACAAAGTAAAGGTTATAACAAAGCTGTCGACTGGTGGGCTCTTGGAATTCTATTATATGAAATGATAGTTGG GACTTGGACACTTTGTGGTACGCCTGAATATCTTGCTCCAGAAATCATTCAGAGTAAAGGACACAGTAAAGCGGTAGACTGGTGGTCATTAGGCATACTCATTTTTGAAATGATTGTCGG GTTTCCACCATTTTTTGATGATCAGCCATTTGGCATTTACGAAAAAATTCTGTCAGGGAAAATTGACTGGCCAAGACATTTGGACCCAGTTGTAAA agatCTCATAAAGAAATTGCTGGTTCCTGACAGAACGAAACGGCTGGGAAATATGAAG AATGGTGCTGAAGATGTGAAGAAACATAAATGGTTTAAAGCCATAGAATGGGATGATGTCCTTGCTAGAAAATTGAAt CCTCCTATAACACCGGAGGTTCTATATGCAGGGGATATATCTAATTATAGCAATTGTGCA CCTCCAATCATTCCGAAGGTAGCACATGAGGGCGATACGAAGAATTTCGACTCATACCCAGAAGATGATTGGCAGAAGACGGCTGCGGCTGGGGAAAAAGATATCGCTCTCTTTGCTGAATTTTGA